A genomic stretch from Desulfolutivibrio sulfodismutans DSM 3696 includes:
- a CDS encoding pyruvate carboxylase has product MAIKTFDEVLSEVEGKKILVVNRGISARRVLRSIRERLRAVPVLTVTDVDLTSPAVAGAHELLLLGANPRAYLDLDTIIKMAKAKDVVAIHPGWGFASEDASFPQRCQEAGIIFIGSTSDAMLKLGNKVEVRKLAMKLDVPVVPGSEGAVSIPEAREVAKKIGFPIMLKAEGGGGGRGIYEIHDPKQLEAAFSKASAMAQASFGNPRLFVEKLLTSVRHIEIQVAADMHGNVFAFDERDCSVQRNHQKLVEITPSPWPGMTAELRERLKEYSVRLVRASGYHSLATVEFLVDAAGTPYLIEVNTRLQVEHGITECRYGVDLVEEQINIAFGGKLRFNKRDTRPFLHAMQGRINCEDPRNDFAPNSGFVTRYVSPGGQGIRLDSCLSAGYEFPSQYDSAGALLISYGKDWDKVCAVMMRALREYIIGGLKTTIPYHRQILRHPRFLAGDFDTTFVANSPELLEYQDEEPEAMRLAWLACEISALGSNPHVLLGKYRSRGDFRLGRFHPAMPTIDFKKHIPVYPRGDRTALLDCLRDSGRVHFVDTTTRDITQSNSGNRFRQAEDELIGPYLDNCGFFALENGGGAHFHVAMMANMTYPFSEAAAWNRFAPKTLKQILIRSTNVLGYKPQPKNLMRLTGEMICEHYDIIRCFDFLNHIENMLPFAQVALASEANIFEPAISLSFAKGFDTAHYMDVLEEILAMTAQVAGVSKRKASRRIILALKDMAGMCPPRFIRELVTAIRTKYPDLVIDYHRHYTDGLFVPAVGEAAKAGAHIVDTAIGASVRWYGQGEILSTAAYIEQDLGVPVCLSEDNREMIRTCNFVLKQIMPYYDRYTAPYFQGIDYDVVEHGMPGGATSSSQEGALKQGYIHLLPYMLKFLAGTRKIVRYHDVTPGSQITWNTAFLAVTGAYKAGGERAVRDMLEVLKTVTETPEKSLTPAVKEDRLQLYSNCNDAFRDLLLGKYGRLPLGFPADWVYESAFGPEYPQAIARRTEISPLLSLGDTDLAAEFKALHLHLDRIPTDEEFVMYLNHPADALKTIAFKAKYGDPNRLPLDVWFEGLEPGQELMFEDSLGKPHHMAILDISQPDVRGASIVRYVLDSEILSHQVQVAEARGRVDSAVAMADGKNPYHVAAPCNGDLWVMHVSPNDYVKAGEELFNISVMKQEKAVLAPVDGMIKRVLKTADFAEDKKMVPVKEGELLVELGPVLRVCPTCKEPVADESHKFCPVCGQKV; this is encoded by the coding sequence ATGGCAATCAAGACGTTCGACGAAGTGCTGTCCGAGGTCGAAGGCAAGAAGATTTTAGTTGTAAACCGGGGAATTTCGGCCAGGCGCGTACTCCGATCCATACGCGAACGCCTGCGCGCCGTCCCTGTGTTGACCGTCACCGATGTGGACCTGACCTCGCCAGCCGTGGCCGGGGCTCACGAACTGCTTCTTCTCGGGGCCAATCCCCGGGCCTATCTAGATCTGGACACCATCATCAAGATGGCCAAGGCCAAGGATGTGGTGGCCATCCATCCCGGATGGGGATTCGCCTCCGAGGATGCCTCCTTTCCACAACGGTGCCAGGAGGCCGGCATCATTTTCATCGGCTCCACCTCCGACGCCATGCTCAAGCTCGGCAACAAGGTCGAGGTGCGCAAGCTGGCCATGAAGCTGGACGTTCCCGTGGTGCCCGGTTCCGAGGGCGCGGTGAGCATTCCCGAGGCCCGCGAGGTAGCCAAAAAGATCGGCTTCCCCATCATGCTCAAGGCCGAGGGCGGCGGCGGCGGCCGGGGCATCTACGAAATCCACGATCCCAAGCAGCTTGAGGCGGCCTTTAGCAAGGCCTCGGCCATGGCCCAGGCCTCCTTTGGCAATCCCCGGCTGTTTGTGGAAAAGCTTCTGACCTCCGTGCGCCACATCGAGATCCAGGTGGCGGCGGACATGCATGGCAATGTCTTCGCCTTTGACGAACGCGATTGCTCCGTGCAGCGCAACCACCAAAAGCTGGTGGAGATCACCCCGTCGCCGTGGCCGGGGATGACCGCCGAACTGCGCGAACGCCTCAAGGAATATTCCGTGCGCCTGGTGCGGGCCTCGGGCTACCACTCCCTGGCCACGGTGGAGTTTCTGGTGGACGCCGCGGGAACGCCGTATCTCATTGAGGTCAACACCCGCCTGCAGGTCGAGCACGGCATCACTGAATGCCGCTACGGCGTGGACCTGGTGGAAGAGCAGATCAACATCGCCTTCGGGGGCAAGCTGCGGTTCAACAAGCGCGACACCAGGCCCTTTTTGCACGCCATGCAGGGCCGCATCAATTGCGAGGATCCCCGCAATGACTTCGCGCCGAATTCCGGTTTCGTGACCCGCTACGTTTCGCCCGGGGGGCAGGGCATCCGCCTGGATTCCTGCCTGTCGGCCGGATACGAGTTCCCTTCGCAGTACGATTCGGCCGGGGCGCTGCTCATTTCCTACGGCAAGGACTGGGACAAGGTCTGCGCCGTGATGATGCGGGCCTTGCGCGAATACATCATCGGCGGGCTCAAGACGACCATTCCGTATCACCGCCAGATCCTGCGCCATCCGCGTTTTCTGGCCGGGGACTTCGACACCACGTTCGTGGCCAATTCCCCGGAGTTGCTCGAATACCAGGACGAGGAGCCCGAGGCCATGCGCCTGGCCTGGCTGGCCTGCGAAATCTCCGCCCTGGGCTCGAACCCCCACGTCCTTTTGGGCAAATACCGCTCGCGCGGGGATTTCCGGCTGGGCCGCTTCCATCCGGCCATGCCCACCATTGATTTCAAAAAGCACATCCCGGTCTATCCGCGCGGCGACCGCACGGCGCTTTTGGACTGCCTGCGCGACTCGGGCCGGGTCCATTTCGTGGACACCACCACGCGCGACATCACCCAGTCCAACAGCGGCAACCGCTTCCGGCAGGCCGAGGACGAGCTCATCGGCCCCTACCTGGACAACTGCGGCTTTTTCGCCCTGGAAAATGGCGGCGGCGCGCACTTCCATGTGGCCATGATGGCCAACATGACCTATCCGTTTTCCGAGGCGGCGGCCTGGAACCGTTTTGCGCCAAAGACCCTCAAGCAGATTCTCATTCGCTCCACCAACGTCCTGGGTTACAAACCCCAGCCCAAAAACCTTATGCGCCTAACCGGCGAGATGATCTGCGAGCATTACGACATCATCCGCTGTTTCGACTTTCTCAACCATATTGAGAACATGTTGCCGTTCGCCCAGGTGGCCCTGGCCTCCGAGGCCAACATCTTCGAACCGGCCATCTCCCTGTCCTTCGCCAAGGGCTTCGACACCGCCCACTATATGGATGTGTTGGAGGAGATCCTGGCCATGACCGCCCAGGTGGCCGGGGTCAGCAAGCGCAAGGCCTCGCGCCGGATCATCCTGGCCCTCAAGGACATGGCCGGCATGTGCCCCCCCCGGTTCATCCGCGAGTTGGTCACGGCCATCCGCACAAAATATCCGGATCTGGTCATCGACTACCACCGCCACTACACGGACGGGCTGTTCGTCCCGGCCGTGGGCGAGGCGGCCAAGGCCGGGGCGCACATCGTGGATACGGCCATCGGAGCCAGCGTGCGCTGGTACGGCCAGGGCGAGATCCTGTCCACAGCGGCCTACATCGAACAGGATCTGGGAGTTCCGGTCTGCTTAAGCGAGGACAACCGGGAGATGATCCGCACCTGCAACTTCGTGCTCAAGCAGATCATGCCCTATTACGACCGTTACACCGCGCCGTACTTCCAGGGCATCGACTACGACGTGGTGGAGCACGGCATGCCCGGCGGGGCCACCTCGTCCTCCCAGGAAGGGGCGCTCAAGCAGGGCTACATCCACCTTTTGCCCTACATGCTCAAGTTCCTGGCTGGAACCCGCAAGATCGTGCGCTACCACGACGTCACCCCGGGTTCGCAGATCACCTGGAACACGGCCTTTCTGGCCGTGACCGGGGCCTATAAGGCCGGGGGCGAGCGGGCCGTGCGGGACATGCTGGAGGTTCTCAAAACCGTCACCGAGACCCCGGAGAAGTCCCTGACCCCGGCCGTAAAGGAAGACCGCTTGCAACTGTATTCCAACTGCAACGACGCCTTCCGCGACCTGCTTTTGGGCAAATACGGCCGTCTGCCCCTGGGATTCCCGGCCGACTGGGTCTACGAAAGCGCCTTTGGTCCGGAATACCCCCAGGCCATCGCCAGGCGCACCGAAATCTCGCCCCTCCTGTCTTTGGGCGACACGGACCTCGCTGCGGAGTTCAAGGCCCTGCATCTGCACCTCGACCGCATCCCCACGGACGAGGAGTTCGTCATGTACCTGAACCATCCGGCCGACGCCCTGAAGACCATCGCGTTTAAGGCCAAATACGGCGATCCCAACCGCCTGCCCCTGGACGTGTGGTTCGAGGGGCTGGAGCCCGGCCAGGAGCTCATGTTCGAGGACAGCCTGGGCAAGCCCCACCATATGGCCATCCTGGACATCTCCCAGCCCGACGTGCGCGGCGCTTCCATCGTGCGCTACGTGCTCGACTCGGAGATTTTAAGCCATCAGGTCCAGGTGGCCGAGGCCAGGGGGCGTGTGGACTCGGCTGTGGCCATGGCCGACGGCAAGAACCCCTACCATGTGGCCGCCCCGTGCAACGGCGACCTGTGGGTCATGCACGTCAGCCCCAACGACTACGTCAAGGCTGGCGAGGAACTCTTCAACATCTCGGTCATGAAGCAGGAAAAGGCGGTGCTGGCCCCGGTGGACGGCATGATCAAGCGGGTGCTCAAGACCGCCGATTTCGCCGAGGACAAAAAGATGGTCCCGGTCAAGGAAGGGGAGCTTCTGGTGGAGCTTGGGCCGGTGCTGCGCGTCTGCCCCACCTGCAAGGAGCCCGTGGCCGATGAGAGCCACAAGTTCTGCCCGGTTTGTGGACAAAAAGTCTGA
- a CDS encoding biotin--[acetyl-CoA-carboxylase] ligase: MRIRILSHDPFGQADDLTPEILAACHPAWAEGMEMMRGGGGFVEEAGASGIRFLASAGMSGTGRDGPQLTVCGPCGSALDVAWNLIRAGDMAPWDVVLAVSQRGGRGQMRRVWDSPPGNVYAAIAWPGGVPGPESFLPVFVGFLLAKFLSGKGVAASFKWPNDLLAGEKKVGGTLLEERGGRVLAGVGINLSSAPGKENLRPDHAFPAGSLAESGCFPGPVPFTVDLVKFLQTCYHDCVTATCSFPPVARIERRLAFLGREVLVREGGSDVYMARVLGLAEDGGLRLMRRVDGTNRECVIHSGGIAPPLT; encoded by the coding sequence GTGAGAATCCGGATTTTGAGCCATGACCCGTTCGGCCAGGCCGATGATCTGACCCCCGAGATCCTGGCCGCGTGCCATCCGGCCTGGGCGGAAGGCATGGAGATGATGCGCGGCGGAGGCGGCTTTGTCGAGGAGGCGGGGGCTTCGGGCATACGCTTTCTGGCGTCGGCCGGGATGTCCGGGACTGGCCGGGACGGGCCGCAGCTTACGGTGTGCGGCCCGTGCGGATCGGCCCTGGACGTGGCCTGGAACCTGATCCGGGCCGGGGACATGGCCCCCTGGGACGTTGTCCTGGCCGTCTCCCAACGCGGGGGGCGGGGGCAGATGCGCCGGGTGTGGGATTCGCCGCCGGGAAACGTCTACGCCGCGATAGCCTGGCCTGGGGGCGTCCCGGGGCCGGAGAGTTTTCTGCCGGTGTTCGTCGGTTTTTTATTGGCGAAATTCCTGTCGGGCAAGGGCGTCGCCGCCAGCTTCAAATGGCCCAACGACCTTTTGGCCGGAGAAAAAAAAGTGGGCGGGACGCTTCTTGAGGAGCGCGGCGGACGGGTGCTGGCCGGGGTGGGCATCAATCTTTCAAGCGCCCCGGGCAAAGAAAATCTGCGCCCGGACCATGCCTTCCCGGCGGGTTCCCTGGCAGAATCAGGGTGTTTTCCCGGGCCGGTCCCCTTTACCGTCGACCTTGTGAAGTTCCTGCAAACCTGCTATCACGATTGCGTTACAGCGACATGTTCTTTCCCGCCTGTGGCACGGATTGAGCGCAGACTGGCCTTTCTCGGCCGGGAGGTGCTTGTCCGCGAAGGCGGATCGGACGTCTACATGGCGCGTGTCCTAGGACTGGCCGAGGACGGGGGGCTTCGGCTGATGCGCCGGGTGGACGGAACAAACCGCGAATGCGTGATCCATTCCGGCGGTATTGCCCCTCCTTTGACCTGA
- a CDS encoding flagellar hook protein FlgE → MGALWTGVTGLTTYSRSISVTSNNLANVNTIGYRRSYALFEDLMSQTATSSSGNSQVGLGVQLSNILNSYQVGGMEATTTSTNMAIQGDRGFFQVRDSGSGNLYYTRAGAFQFDSSGYLVDTNGFRVQGWAVDQDAVAAAEASGATLSSTPTTGGVTDILLNQLRIDGRATSSISVISNLDSTTESRVNDPDNPFFTMFESYNYDSTDPDASLVSNASYQTSLTVYDSEGQQHELTVSYSKALGEDGKEYWEYMVSMDPEEDGRAITAGTSKAGVLMIGTLTFNDDGTMDNMTAFTLSDEASNASSLNSWVAADLTAGGLPEFSATFLSASGGGALEPVTMSTNLGISSANGWGSSMPATAADVGTATSNTLGFNTSDVTLAYNATTNYATTSYTQTTSQNGYAEGYLLDVSVDAEGVVIGNFSNGEEVGLYVVALADFVNPDGLRREGNNLFSSTTEAGNKIEGVAGTGIFDEIAGSTLESSNVDMATEMVMLITGQRALQSNTKVVTTADEMMKKALEIKH, encoded by the coding sequence ATGGGAGCATTGTGGACAGGCGTGACGGGGCTTACGACCTACAGTCGAAGCATCAGCGTGACCAGCAACAATCTGGCCAACGTCAATACCATCGGCTACCGGAGATCCTATGCCCTTTTTGAGGATCTCATGAGCCAGACAGCCACATCCTCATCGGGAAATTCCCAGGTGGGCCTGGGCGTGCAACTCTCCAACATCCTCAACAGCTATCAGGTCGGAGGAATGGAGGCCACCACCACCAGCACGAACATGGCCATCCAGGGCGACCGGGGATTTTTCCAGGTCCGCGACTCCGGATCGGGAAATCTGTATTATACCCGGGCCGGGGCCTTTCAATTCGACAGCAGCGGCTATCTCGTGGACACCAACGGCTTCCGGGTGCAAGGCTGGGCCGTGGACCAGGACGCGGTGGCCGCCGCCGAGGCCAGCGGCGCCACGTTGTCCTCAACGCCCACCACGGGCGGCGTGACGGATATCCTGCTCAACCAGTTGCGCATCGACGGCAGGGCCACCTCCAGCATCTCCGTCATCTCCAACCTCGATTCCACCACGGAAAGCCGGGTCAACGACCCCGACAATCCGTTTTTCACCATGTTTGAAAGCTACAACTACGATAGCACGGATCCTGACGCCTCCCTGGTCTCCAACGCCTCCTACCAGACCAGCCTTACCGTCTACGACTCCGAAGGCCAGCAACACGAGCTGACCGTCTCCTACAGTAAGGCTCTGGGGGAAGACGGCAAGGAATACTGGGAATACATGGTATCCATGGACCCCGAGGAGGATGGCCGGGCCATAACCGCCGGGACGTCCAAGGCCGGGGTGCTCATGATCGGCACCCTGACCTTCAACGACGACGGCACCATGGACAACATGACCGCCTTCACCCTGTCGGATGAGGCATCCAACGCCTCATCCCTCAACAGTTGGGTTGCCGCGGATCTCACGGCCGGAGGGCTGCCGGAATTCTCGGCCACATTCCTGAGCGCTTCGGGAGGCGGCGCCCTGGAACCCGTCACCATGTCCACGAACCTGGGCATCAGCTCCGCAAACGGATGGGGCTCCTCCATGCCCGCGACAGCGGCAGACGTGGGCACAGCTACGAGCAACACCCTGGGGTTCAACACCTCCGACGTCACCCTGGCCTACAACGCCACGACCAACTACGCCACCACCTCCTACACCCAGACGACCAGCCAGAACGGGTATGCCGAAGGCTATCTGCTCGACGTCTCGGTGGATGCGGAAGGCGTTGTGATTGGAAATTTCAGCAACGGTGAGGAAGTCGGACTCTACGTCGTGGCCCTGGCGGATTTCGTCAATCCCGACGGCCTTCGGCGGGAGGGCAACAACCTGTTTTCCTCGACAACGGAAGCCGGGAACAAGATCGAGGGCGTTGCCGGAACGGGCATCTTCGACGAGATCGCAGGGAGCACCCTGGAATCCTCCAATGTGGACATGGCCACGGAAATGGTCATGCTCATCACCGGGCAGCGGGCCTTGCAGTCCAATACCAAGGTGGTCACCACGGCGGACGAAATGATGAAGAAGGCCCTGGAGATCAAGCATTGA
- a CDS encoding glycosyltransferase family 9 protein has product MKRVLVVQLARLGDLIQTKRLLLSVALADADGDACEVHLLTDASLSSLARLLFPGVVCHGLSAHGPAVPGGTDDPAALSRVFANRTVFAELSGLDFARVYLLNHSGLARAVSALFPPETVRGHFQASGQPQKDPWPALAFRFAAARREAGLNLADFWAAFAPRLVSPDSVNPVAAPKGGGLGVVLAGREARRSLPPEVLAPLAAAAVSRHAVRRIALLGTAAQAPAARAFCRQLHPSLADHVADLTGKTDMAGLVREIAGLDALFTPDTGAMHLAAHLGTPVTAFFLSSAWCHETGPYGAGHTVWQAVTPCAPCLESAPCGMGMACLTPFADPAMVRLAAGSGKAAPPAGIVGFRTETDALGVVCRPFAGEDPTAEARAAFRAFVAEHLGVMPGGSPGGPALGDRFYLETDWMLDRFSRLGGKPQEMETT; this is encoded by the coding sequence ATGAAACGAGTGCTCGTCGTCCAACTGGCCCGGCTGGGGGATCTGATCCAGACCAAGCGGCTGCTTCTGTCCGTGGCCCTGGCGGACGCCGATGGCGACGCGTGCGAGGTCCACCTGCTCACGGACGCCTCGCTTTCCTCCCTGGCCCGGTTGCTGTTCCCCGGCGTGGTCTGCCACGGCCTGAGCGCCCACGGCCCGGCCGTCCCCGGCGGGACGGACGATCCGGCCGCCCTGTCCCGCGTCTTCGCCAATCGCACGGTGTTTGCCGAGCTTTCCGGCCTGGACTTTGCGCGCGTGTACCTGCTCAACCATTCCGGCCTGGCCCGGGCCGTCTCCGCCCTTTTTCCCCCGGAAACCGTTCGCGGACATTTTCAGGCAAGCGGGCAGCCGCAAAAAGATCCCTGGCCCGCCCTGGCCTTCCGGTTTGCGGCCGCGCGCCGGGAGGCGGGCCTCAATCTGGCGGATTTCTGGGCCGCCTTTGCCCCGCGCCTGGTTTCGCCCGATTCGGTCAATCCTGTGGCCGCGCCCAAGGGCGGGGGGCTGGGCGTGGTCCTGGCCGGACGTGAGGCCAGGCGGTCCCTGCCGCCCGAGGTTCTGGCCCCGCTGGCGGCGGCGGCGGTCTCGCGCCATGCCGTGCGGCGCATCGCGCTTTTGGGAACGGCGGCCCAGGCCCCGGCGGCCCGTGCCTTTTGCCGCCAGTTGCACCCCTCCCTGGCCGACCATGTGGCCGACCTGACCGGCAAGACGGACATGGCCGGGCTGGTGCGGGAGATTGCCGGGCTTGACGCCCTGTTCACCCCGGACACCGGGGCCATGCACCTGGCCGCCCATCTGGGCACGCCGGTGACGGCCTTTTTCCTGTCATCGGCCTGGTGCCATGAGACCGGCCCCTACGGCGCGGGCCACACGGTCTGGCAGGCCGTGACCCCGTGCGCCCCTTGCCTGGAGTCGGCCCCCTGCGGGATGGGCATGGCCTGTCTGACGCCCTTTGCCGACCCGGCCATGGTCCGGCTGGCGGCCGGGTCGGGCAAGGCCGCACCGCCCGCAGGAATCGTGGGCTTTCGCACCGAAACCGACGCCCTGGGCGTGGTGTGCCGCCCCTTTGCCGGGGAGGATCCCACGGCCGAGGCCCGGGCGGCCTTTCGGGCCTTTGTGGCCGAACACCTGGGCGTCATGCCCGGCGGCAGCCCGGGCGGCCCGGCCCTTGGAGACCGGTTTTACCTGGAAACGGATTGGATGCTGGACCGCTTTTCCCGGCTTGGCGGCAAACCGCAGGAAATGGAAACGACATGA
- a CDS encoding CgeB family protein, with translation MSDRALTRILVVLPMYGGSLPVGRYCAKALAGLGHLVEVFEAPEFYGAFSALKNLRVTAQRLDYLEHAFLQTISQALLAKVETFEPDLVLAMAQAPVNRQALKRLRRDGVATAMWFVEDHQVFTYWQAFAPYYDFFAVIQKEPLVSRLAQAGVENVLYLPMAADPDIHRPVDLTPAERRLYGSDLSFVGAGYPNRRMAFRELFGFDLKIWGSDWDGEVILAPRLQLGGRRVSTEESVKVFGATKVNLNLHSSLDPAALAPPGDFVNPRTFELAMCGAFQLVSGRELLPEVFAPGEVAVFTDIKGLKEAAAHYLAHPGERAAMAARARARALKDHTYAARMQTLLDFVAARRPGFGNGVRREAGMADLPAGLREELSGLLGELGLPGDAGFADVVTAVRSRQGRLTELETAILFLDEWRKQYGGR, from the coding sequence ATGAGTGACCGCGCCCTGACCCGTATTCTGGTGGTTTTGCCCATGTATGGGGGATCGCTCCCCGTGGGCCGCTATTGCGCCAAGGCCCTGGCCGGGCTTGGGCATCTGGTGGAGGTCTTCGAGGCCCCGGAGTTTTACGGGGCCTTTTCGGCCTTAAAAAACCTGCGGGTGACTGCCCAGCGTCTGGACTATCTGGAGCACGCCTTTTTGCAGACCATATCCCAGGCCCTCCTGGCCAAGGTCGAGACCTTCGAACCGGATCTGGTCCTGGCCATGGCCCAGGCCCCGGTGAATCGACAGGCCCTCAAGCGCCTGCGCCGCGACGGCGTGGCCACGGCCATGTGGTTCGTGGAGGACCATCAGGTCTTCACCTATTGGCAGGCCTTCGCCCCGTACTACGATTTTTTCGCCGTCATCCAGAAAGAGCCCTTGGTTTCCCGCCTGGCCCAGGCCGGGGTGGAGAACGTCCTGTATCTGCCCATGGCCGCCGACCCGGACATCCACCGCCCCGTGGACCTGACCCCGGCCGAACGCCGCCTGTACGGTTCGGACCTATCCTTTGTCGGCGCGGGCTATCCCAACCGGCGCATGGCCTTTCGAGAGCTTTTCGGGTTCGATCTGAAGATATGGGGCAGCGATTGGGACGGGGAGGTCATCCTGGCCCCGCGCCTTCAACTCGGCGGACGGCGGGTGAGCACGGAGGAATCGGTCAAGGTGTTCGGGGCCACGAAGGTCAACCTCAATCTGCATTCGAGCCTGGACCCCGCCGCCCTGGCGCCGCCTGGGGACTTCGTCAACCCCCGGACCTTCGAACTGGCCATGTGCGGGGCCTTTCAGTTGGTGAGCGGCCGGGAGCTTTTGCCTGAGGTGTTCGCCCCAGGCGAGGTGGCGGTGTTTACCGACATCAAGGGCCTCAAGGAGGCAGCTGCCCATTATCTGGCGCACCCCGGGGAACGCGCGGCCATGGCTGCCCGGGCCCGGGCCCGGGCCCTTAAGGACCATACCTATGCGGCGCGCATGCAGACGCTTCTGGATTTCGTGGCCGCCAGACGGCCCGGGTTCGGCAACGGCGTCCGGCGCGAGGCGGGCATGGCGGATCTGCCTGCCGGGCTTCGCGAGGAACTTTCGGGACTTTTGGGCGAACTAGGCCTGCCCGGGGACGCGGGATTTGCCGATGTGGTCACGGCGGTGCGTTCCCGGCAGGGGCGACTGACGGAACTAGAAACGGCTATCCTGTTTCTAGACGAATGGCGCAAGCAATACGGCGGCCGCTAG
- a CDS encoding HD domain-containing protein has product MDIHLVGGAVRDLILGRAVTDRDYLVLGAEPDEFVRRHPTARQVGKSFPVFLLGGSQYAWPRGGSLASDLAARDLTINALALGVSPGVAGQVTAHPLAFPDLGHRILRPCSPASLADDPARVFRAARFAAQLPDFSPHPGLVADMAETARLRAFSELSPERVGGEVQKALAAPRPGRFLALLNTAKSLDPWFRELCQADEIPAGPLPWHDKSVLGHVIQVMDRLAGNPLAVWMALCHDLGKTTTPRQTWPRHLGHDARGEDMALELGARLRLPGKFLRAGALACRLHMKAGRYMAMRPGPRVDLLDRLWREGLFDAMFSLAAADHQDDAPLRLQAARRDLDAMLAVHLPESLQNLGAASGERLRLLRCLALADLPAPP; this is encoded by the coding sequence ATGGACATCCATCTCGTCGGCGGCGCGGTGCGCGACCTGATCCTTGGCCGCGCGGTGACGGACAGGGACTATCTGGTCCTTGGGGCCGAGCCGGACGAGTTTGTACGCCGCCACCCCACGGCCCGGCAAGTGGGCAAATCCTTTCCCGTTTTTTTGCTGGGAGGCAGCCAGTACGCCTGGCCGCGCGGCGGGAGCCTTGCAAGCGACCTGGCCGCCCGGGATCTGACCATAAACGCCCTGGCCCTGGGGGTCTCTCCCGGCGTGGCCGGCCAGGTGACCGCCCATCCCCTGGCCTTCCCGGATCTGGGACACCGCATCCTGCGGCCCTGCTCGCCCGCATCCCTGGCCGACGATCCGGCCCGGGTCTTTCGCGCGGCCCGCTTCGCCGCCCAATTGCCGGACTTTTCGCCCCATCCCGGGCTTGTGGCCGACATGGCCGAAACGGCCCGGTTGCGGGCATTTTCCGAACTTTCCCCGGAGCGGGTGGGGGGCGAGGTCCAAAAGGCCCTGGCCGCCCCCCGGCCGGGACGGTTCCTGGCCCTGCTCAACACAGCAAAAAGCCTCGATCCCTGGTTTCGCGAGTTGTGCCAGGCGGACGAGATTCCCGCCGGCCCCCTGCCCTGGCACGACAAAAGCGTGCTCGGACACGTCATCCAGGTCATGGACCGGCTGGCGGGCAATCCCCTGGCCGTGTGGATGGCCCTGTGCCACGACCTGGGCAAAACCACCACGCCGCGACAAACCTGGCCCCGCCACCTTGGGCACGACGCCCGGGGAGAGGACATGGCCCTGGAACTCGGCGCCCGGCTGCGGCTTCCCGGAAAGTTCCTCCGGGCGGGCGCGCTGGCCTGCCGCCTGCACATGAAGGCCGGACGCTATATGGCCATGCGTCCCGGCCCCCGGGTGGACCTCCTGGATCGCCTGTGGCGGGAAGGCCTTTTCGACGCGATGTTTTCCCTGGCCGCAGCCGACCATCAAGACGATGCCCCACTCCGCCTCCAGGCCGCCCGGCGCGACCTCGACGCCATGCTGGCCGTGCATCTGCCCGAGTCCCTGCAAAACCTTGGCGCGGCATCGGGTGAACGGTTGCGCCTGCTGCGCTGTCTGGCCCTGGCCGACCTCCCCGCCCCGCCCTGA